A section of the Spirosoma pollinicola genome encodes:
- a CDS encoding CdiA C-terminal domain-containing protein, which yields MSRIDYPLIYPDLRKDETEPSGGYVEMHITHASHEAARNIETAIILARQGLKVRLLPIDNTPHIKNPDAYFIDQEIVVEFKHNYTPTASAIEREVRNAKKQANHILIHVMSGITKEELIQGLRQHLHRAENIITVWLMFNGSTYTFSSEEIRNKHIEDKMQ from the coding sequence ATGTCCAGAATAGACTATCCACTCATTTACCCCGACCTGCGTAAGGACGAAACCGAGCCCTCTGGCGGGTATGTAGAAATGCATATAACGCACGCATCGCACGAAGCCGCTCGAAATATCGAAACTGCTATCATACTGGCTAGACAAGGTTTGAAAGTGCGGCTTTTACCGATCGATAATACACCCCACATCAAAAATCCAGATGCGTATTTTATTGATCAGGAAATTGTTGTTGAGTTCAAGCATAACTATACACCTACAGCATCTGCTATCGAGCGTGAAGTGCGCAATGCTAAAAAGCAGGCAAATCACATTTTGATACATGTGATGAGTGGAATTACAAAAGAAGAATTAATTCAGGGCTTAAGGCAACATTTACACCGAGCAGAGAATATTATTACCGTTTGGCTGATGTTCAATGGCAGTACATATACCTTCTCTTCTGAAGAGATACGTAACAAACACATAGAGGATAAAATGCAATGA
- a CDS encoding DUF2911 domain-containing protein: protein MKRILIILGVIAAIALVGFFSLRSWTKSGSPEAIAQIDQNGLQIKVDYCQPYKKGRKIFGGLVPYGQVWRTGANEATVIDFDQNVIVAGQPLDKGEYSLWTIPSPDGWIVIFNGETGQWGTNYDQTKDILRVPVASHKHSPKAEQFYISFRPATNGTDMVLAWDETEAIVPIQKRQ, encoded by the coding sequence ATGAAACGCATCCTTATAATTCTTGGTGTTATTGCCGCTATAGCCCTTGTTGGCTTCTTTTCCTTACGTAGCTGGACAAAATCCGGTAGCCCGGAAGCCATTGCCCAAATCGATCAAAACGGCCTCCAAATCAAGGTTGATTACTGCCAGCCGTATAAAAAAGGACGTAAGATTTTTGGTGGACTGGTTCCTTACGGACAAGTCTGGCGCACGGGTGCCAATGAAGCTACCGTTATTGACTTCGACCAGAATGTCATTGTAGCCGGACAGCCCCTAGACAAAGGCGAATACTCTTTGTGGACCATTCCTTCGCCTGATGGCTGGATTGTTATTTTTAACGGTGAAACCGGTCAGTGGGGCACCAATTACGACCAAACAAAAGACATTCTACGCGTGCCTGTTGCTTCGCATAAACACAGCCCCAAAGCCGAACAGTTTTATATTTCATTCAGACCCGCCACCAACGGTACCGATATGGTGCTGGCATGGGATGAAACCGAAGCTATTGTTCCCATTCAAAAGCGGCAGTAA
- a CDS encoding alpha/beta hydrolase, with amino-acid sequence MVIRSLLICSLMAFWVTTVSAQSRRRAQLTAQQTNGPVPVVAAPQTRLLESMVMGSSLMNQAIKFSIYLPPDYYTSNRRYPVLYLLHGYGDNETSWIQFGEADRIADEGIKNGELPPMIIVMPNGGATWFVNDYQNKVRYEDMFVQELIPHIDSAFRTRTQREFRGISGLSMGGFGSLTLAMHHPELFGSCAALSAGIRTDESFKDIPDDRYNLVFAPVFSGPAKGEERLTITWKRNSPITLAKSAPENDLKQVRWYIDCGDDDALTVGNSMLHLALLDRKISHEYRVRDGAHTWSYWRTGLPDALKFIATSFHR; translated from the coding sequence ATGGTTATTCGTAGTTTGCTGATTTGTTCATTGATGGCTTTTTGGGTAACAACGGTTTCGGCCCAGTCGCGCCGACGTGCGCAACTAACGGCTCAGCAAACCAATGGTCCCGTACCCGTTGTAGCCGCTCCGCAAACTCGGTTACTAGAGAGTATGGTGATGGGCAGTTCGCTGATGAACCAGGCCATTAAATTTTCGATCTACCTGCCGCCCGACTACTATACGTCTAACCGACGCTATCCGGTTCTGTATCTATTACATGGTTACGGCGACAACGAAACTAGCTGGATACAGTTTGGTGAAGCCGACCGCATTGCCGACGAGGGTATTAAAAATGGGGAACTTCCCCCTATGATCATTGTGATGCCAAACGGCGGAGCTACCTGGTTTGTGAACGACTACCAGAATAAAGTTCGCTACGAAGATATGTTTGTGCAGGAGCTGATTCCGCATATTGACTCGGCGTTCCGTACGCGTACTCAACGGGAATTTCGGGGAATTTCGGGCCTCTCGATGGGTGGATTTGGCTCGCTCACATTAGCTATGCACCACCCGGAACTGTTTGGTTCGTGTGCTGCCCTCAGCGCAGGTATTCGCACTGATGAAAGTTTTAAGGATATTCCCGATGACCGATATAATCTGGTTTTTGCGCCTGTATTTAGTGGACCGGCAAAAGGAGAAGAACGTCTAACTATTACCTGGAAGCGAAATAGTCCCATTACGCTGGCTAAATCGGCACCGGAAAATGACCTCAAACAAGTACGCTGGTATATCGACTGTGGTGACGATGACGCGCTGACCGTTGGTAATTCGATGTTGCATCTGGCATTGCTCGACCGTAAAATTTCCCATGAGTACCGTGTTCGCGATGGCGCCCATACCTGGTCATATTGGCGCACCGGCCTTCCCGATGCGCTCAAATTCATTGCCACGAGTTTTCACCGATAA
- a CDS encoding sigma-54-dependent transcriptional regulator has translation MAKLIIVDDEKPIRAALRDILEYEGYDVDEAKDGEEGLDMIMRTNYDVALCDIRMPKLNGLELLMKVNEAEKSTQIIMISAYGNVENAVEATKRGAFDFITKPPDLNRLLITVRNAIERAKLVQETKTLKKRIYKLNEIVGESDSIKKVKDTINRVAATEARVLVTGANGSGKEMVAKQIHEKGSRANQPLIEVNCAAIPGELIESELFGHEKGAFTGAAARRVGKFEQADGGTLFLDEIGDMSLSAQAKVLRALQESKITRVGGDKEIKVNVRVIAATNKDLRQEIANGNFREDLFHRLSVIMIHVPPLTERRGDIPLLADKFLHDIATEYGAPAKEITPEAMNYLQSLPWSGNVRELRNVIERLVIMCGDEIMLDDVKLYA, from the coding sequence ATGGCCAAACTGATTATCGTGGACGACGAAAAACCTATTCGGGCGGCACTACGCGATATTTTAGAGTATGAAGGCTACGATGTTGACGAAGCGAAAGACGGCGAAGAAGGACTGGACATGATTATGCGTACGAACTACGACGTAGCTCTGTGCGACATTCGGATGCCCAAACTGAATGGGCTGGAATTGCTCATGAAAGTCAACGAAGCCGAAAAAAGTACGCAGATTATAATGATCTCGGCCTATGGCAATGTCGAAAACGCCGTTGAGGCTACCAAGCGTGGTGCGTTCGATTTCATTACCAAACCGCCCGATCTGAACCGCTTGCTCATTACGGTTCGTAACGCGATTGAACGGGCAAAATTGGTTCAGGAAACCAAAACGCTCAAAAAACGCATCTATAAACTGAATGAGATCGTTGGCGAGTCTGACTCGATCAAGAAGGTTAAAGATACGATCAATCGGGTGGCAGCTACCGAAGCACGGGTACTTGTAACGGGTGCCAATGGTTCAGGGAAAGAGATGGTTGCCAAACAAATTCATGAGAAAGGCAGTCGAGCCAATCAACCGTTGATTGAAGTAAACTGTGCTGCCATTCCAGGAGAACTCATTGAAAGTGAGCTATTTGGTCACGAAAAAGGTGCCTTTACAGGCGCAGCTGCCCGGCGCGTAGGCAAGTTCGAACAAGCAGACGGGGGAACGCTTTTTCTCGATGAGATTGGCGACATGAGCCTTTCCGCACAGGCAAAAGTGCTTCGGGCTTTGCAGGAGAGTAAAATTACGCGCGTTGGGGGCGATAAAGAGATTAAAGTCAACGTACGGGTTATTGCCGCTACGAACAAAGACCTGCGTCAGGAAATCGCTAATGGCAATTTTCGGGAAGATTTATTCCACCGGTTGAGTGTGATCATGATTCATGTGCCGCCCCTGACCGAACGGCGGGGCGATATTCCACTTCTGGCAGATAAATTCCTTCATGATATTGCCACAGAGTACGGCGCTCCGGCTAAAGAGATCACACCCGAAGCCATGAACTACTTACAGTCATTGCCCTGGTCAGGTAACGTGCGTGAACTGCGGAACGTGATCGAGCGACTTGTTATTATGTGCGGAGATGAAATCATGCTGGATGATGTGAAACTGTACGCGTAA